Proteins encoded within one genomic window of Actinomycetes bacterium:
- a CDS encoding NAD-dependent epimerase/dehydratase family protein: MHVLVTGGAGFIGSNLVDRLLAEGHSVDVIDDLSSGRLSNLAGARSDSEHDFSFHQIDICDPAVVELIERRRPEVVCHLAAQIDVRLSVSDPVRDARINLLGTLNVLEGARRGGTRKVTFASSGGTIYGVVDPEDLPITETHPLVPVSPYGVSKKSAVDYLHAYRELHGIEYTALALANVYGPRQDPHGEAGVVAIFAGKLLAGEQCKVFGDGEQTRDYVYVDDVVDAFVRATEKGSGLTCNIGTGAETSVNELYRAMADNAGVEAPPEYAPARVGELERSCLDSARAKLHLGWEPFTDLATGTAAVLDWFRTQGS; this comes from the coding sequence ATGCACGTCCTCGTGACCGGCGGAGCCGGGTTCATCGGATCGAACCTCGTGGACCGACTGCTTGCCGAGGGTCATTCCGTCGACGTCATCGACGACCTGTCCAGCGGAAGGCTCTCCAACCTGGCTGGCGCCCGGTCGGACTCAGAGCACGACTTCAGCTTCCACCAGATCGACATCTGTGATCCGGCGGTGGTCGAGTTGATCGAGCGGCGCCGGCCGGAGGTTGTGTGCCACCTCGCCGCGCAGATCGACGTGCGCCTGTCCGTGAGCGACCCGGTGCGCGACGCCCGCATCAACCTGCTCGGCACGCTCAACGTCCTGGAGGGCGCCCGCCGTGGCGGTACTCGCAAGGTCACATTCGCCTCGTCGGGAGGCACGATCTACGGCGTTGTCGACCCCGAAGACCTGCCGATCACCGAGACGCACCCATTGGTGCCGGTGTCGCCCTACGGGGTCTCCAAGAAGTCCGCTGTCGACTACCTGCACGCCTACCGGGAATTGCACGGCATCGAGTACACGGCCCTTGCGCTTGCCAACGTCTACGGCCCCCGCCAGGATCCACACGGCGAGGCCGGCGTGGTGGCCATATTCGCCGGCAAGCTGCTCGCGGGGGAGCAGTGCAAGGTGTTCGGCGACGGGGAGCAGACCCGTGACTACGTCTATGTCGACGACGTGGTCGACGCCTTCGTGCGCGCGACCGAGAAGGGCAGCGGGCTCACCTGCAACATCGGCACAGGTGCCGAGACGTCGGTCAACGAGCTCTACCGGGCGATGGCCGACAACGCCGGCGTGGAGGCCCCGCCCGAGTACGCACCCGCTCGCGTCGGCGAACTGGAGCGGTCGTGCCTCGACTCGGCCAGGGCCAAGCTCCACCTCGGCTGGGAGCCCTTCACAGACCTCGCAACAGGCACGGCCGCCGTGCTCGACTGGTTCCGCACCCAAGGGTCGTGA
- a CDS encoding NDP-sugar synthase translates to MRAVVLVGGFGTRLRPLTLHAPKQMLPVAGVTMIERVIAKLAEAGVDDAVLSLGYKPDAFANAFPDGVCAGVSLHYAVEPEPLDTAGAIAFAARDAGITDTFIAVNGDVLTDLDVRSQWETHRSSGGAGTIALTPVDDPSRYGVVPLHDDGRVEAFIEKPDPGTAPSNWINAGTYVLEPEVLEMVDSGRKVSIEREVFPALVEQGSLFGVPSEAYWIDAGTPEAYLEANLDFINGLRGARVDAVDPTAQIAAGATVTGSIVGPGSVVASGATVQDSVVMGGVAIGSGSTVHHSIVATGSIVGDGAALSELSVIGNDVDVPAGATLTGDRLPGPDSWPST, encoded by the coding sequence GTGCGAGCAGTTGTGTTGGTCGGCGGGTTCGGCACCCGCCTGCGCCCCCTCACACTCCACGCCCCGAAGCAGATGCTCCCCGTGGCCGGGGTGACAATGATCGAACGGGTCATCGCCAAGCTGGCCGAGGCCGGGGTCGACGATGCCGTGCTGAGCCTCGGTTACAAACCGGATGCGTTCGCCAACGCCTTCCCGGACGGTGTGTGCGCCGGCGTGAGCCTGCACTACGCGGTGGAGCCAGAACCGCTCGACACAGCCGGGGCGATTGCCTTCGCCGCCCGCGACGCAGGCATCACCGACACGTTCATCGCCGTGAATGGCGACGTGCTCACCGACCTCGACGTGCGGTCCCAGTGGGAGACCCACCGCTCTTCGGGTGGGGCAGGAACGATCGCCCTCACGCCGGTAGACGATCCCTCGCGCTACGGGGTTGTGCCGCTGCACGACGACGGCCGGGTGGAAGCGTTCATTGAGAAGCCCGATCCGGGCACCGCTCCGAGCAACTGGATCAACGCCGGTACCTACGTGCTCGAGCCCGAGGTCCTCGAGATGGTCGACAGCGGGCGCAAGGTGTCGATCGAACGCGAGGTCTTCCCCGCGCTGGTCGAGCAGGGCTCGCTGTTCGGCGTGCCGTCGGAGGCTTACTGGATCGACGCCGGCACTCCCGAGGCCTACCTGGAAGCGAACCTCGACTTCATCAACGGTCTTCGCGGCGCCCGGGTGGACGCGGTCGACCCCACTGCACAGATTGCCGCCGGAGCGACCGTCACCGGCTCGATCGTGGGCCCGGGCAGCGTCGTGGCATCCGGGGCGACCGTGCAGGACTCGGTGGTGATGGGCGGTGTAGCCATTGGGTCGGGTTCCACCGTTCACCACAGTATCGTCGCGACCGGTTCGATTGTCGGCGACGGCGCCGCGCTCTCCGAGTTGAGTGTCATCGGCAACGACGTCGACGTGCCCGCAGGCGCGACTCTCACCGGCGACCGTCTGCCCGGCCCTGACAGCTGGCCATCAACCTGA
- a CDS encoding glycosyltransferase family 4 protein has translation MNLLIICPHYAPDVAPTGEVMTAITEALAARGHRIHIVTSLPWYRLHEIEPEWRGRAVQTEATEWGWITRLNPFPTDKTNIAARAAGFVGFTGAATIASAVSRFGPDAVMVMSPPLPLGVSGWLAARLRGVPWVFNIQDVFPDVAVELGAITDKRVIAVASWLERFLYRRSNAVTVLSDDLADNIENKLAGHRPERVRVIPNFVDTDRVRPHSRDTSYRTEYRLGDHTVVMYAGNVGMSQSLDLVVEAARRFAGRPDVLFVINGGGSAQADLMASAEGLENIRFIEMQPRERLGEVLASGDIHVIPLRTGLARSSVPSKLYSILAAARPVVASVDVGTEVARTIESAGAGLAVQPEDPDAFCDALARLLDDPAGRERMGASGRHFVEEWVSPAAVAAAYERLFEDVRAERFSRRG, from the coding sequence GTGAACCTGCTCATCATCTGCCCGCACTACGCGCCTGACGTCGCCCCCACCGGTGAGGTGATGACGGCGATCACCGAGGCCCTCGCAGCCCGTGGTCACCGGATCCACATCGTCACATCGCTTCCCTGGTACCGGCTGCATGAGATCGAGCCCGAGTGGCGTGGCCGCGCGGTGCAGACCGAGGCGACCGAGTGGGGCTGGATCACCCGGCTCAATCCCTTCCCCACCGACAAGACCAACATCGCGGCGCGCGCCGCCGGATTCGTCGGTTTCACCGGCGCGGCCACGATCGCCTCCGCGGTGTCGCGCTTTGGCCCCGATGCGGTGATGGTCATGTCGCCGCCGCTCCCGCTCGGTGTCTCGGGCTGGCTGGCGGCACGGCTGCGTGGCGTCCCGTGGGTGTTCAACATCCAGGACGTGTTCCCCGACGTTGCTGTGGAGCTTGGCGCCATCACCGACAAGCGGGTGATCGCAGTGGCCTCGTGGCTGGAGCGCTTCCTGTACCGCCGCAGCAATGCAGTCACCGTCCTCTCCGATGACCTCGCCGACAACATCGAGAACAAGCTCGCCGGCCACCGCCCCGAACGGGTCCGGGTGATCCCCAACTTCGTCGATACAGACCGGGTGAGGCCGCACAGCCGCGACACGTCCTACCGCACCGAGTACCGCCTCGGAGACCACACGGTCGTGATGTACGCGGGCAACGTGGGCATGTCGCAGTCGCTCGACCTGGTGGTCGAGGCGGCCCGCCGGTTCGCCGGGCGACCCGACGTGCTGTTCGTGATCAACGGGGGCGGTTCCGCCCAGGCCGACCTGATGGCCTCCGCTGAGGGGCTCGAGAACATCAGGTTCATCGAGATGCAGCCCCGCGAAAGGCTCGGCGAGGTGCTGGCCAGCGGTGACATCCACGTGATTCCGCTACGCACAGGGTTGGCTCGCTCGAGCGTACCCTCGAAGCTCTACTCGATCCTGGCCGCGGCCCGCCCGGTGGTGGCGAGCGTCGATGTGGGTACCGAGGTCGCCCGCACCATTGAGTCGGCCGGGGCGGGGCTGGCTGTCCAGCCGGAAGACCCCGACGCCTTCTGTGATGCCCTCGCCCGACTGCTCGACGACCCTGCCGGCAGGGAGCGTATGGGAGCTTCGGGCCGCCATTTCGTGGAGGAGTGGGTGTCGCCCGCGGCTGTCGCCGCAGCCTACGAGCGGCTGTTCGAGGACGTGCGCGCCGAACGCTTCAGCAGGCGGGGCTAG